GCTGGGCGGCGAACGGCTGCCGTGGCGCTTCTGCTTCAACCGCACCGCGCCGCGGCACGTCGAGCAGCATCACGTCCACCTGAGCAGCGCGCTGCGCTTCGACTGCCAGTTCGATGCGATGCTGATCGGCGCCGAGTGGCTGGACCGGCCGTGGCCGCGCGGCAGCGCCCTGGCCGCCGCGCTTGCGCTGCGCGCCGCCGAGGGCGAACCGGCAAGGCCCGCCGGCTTGCTGGCCGCGCTGTACGACTACCTGCTGGAACGGGTGCGCATGGCGCCCGTGCTGGAGCGCACCGCCGGCGATTTCGGCGTGAGCCCGGCCACGTTCAAGCGGCAGCTGGCACGGCACGGCACGCATTTCCAGGCCGAGCTGGACCAGGTGCGCACGCACGTGGCGCTGTGGATGTTCCATGCGCAGGGAGCCGATAACGAAGCGGTCGCGCGGTACCTGGGGTTCCACGATGCCGCCAATTTCCGGCGGTCGTTCAAACGGTGGACGGGGTTGACGCCGCTGTTGCTGAAGGCAGGGCTGGCGGGATAGCGGCGAAAACCGGTGTCGGATACCGAAGCTTCAGCGTCGATCGCTGAAAGGTGTTCCGGACGGCGCGCCGGCCGTCACACCATTACCAGCGCCGCCTGCGCGGCGATCTGCCGCGCGCTGGCCGGATCGCTATCGCGCAGCGCCTCGACCACCTCGTTCAGCGACGAGCCGCAGGCGAACACCATGACGTCGCCCGGCTTGCACAGCGACAGCCCGTGCCGCAGCGCCTCCTGGCCGGCGAGACGGCTGTGCAGCACGTCCCGCGGCTTGCCGCTGCGCTGGGCGCCGGCCAGCATCAGTTGCGCGCATTCGCCGGTGGGGCGGCCACGGTTGCCCGCTTCGTACACTACGATCTCGTCGAAGCCGCGCGCGCAAGTTTCGCCGACGGCTTCCAGGTCCTGGTCGCGGCGGTCCCCCGGCGCGGTGATCACGCCGACGACCCTGCCTTTCGACAGGCCGCGCGCCATGCCCGACATCGCGTTGTACGCGGCCGGATTGTGCGCATAGTCGACGACCACCGTGATGCCGCGCACGTCGAACACGTTGCTGCGCAGCGGATTGGTGCGGCCGTCCGAGACGAAGCTGGCCAGGCCGGCGGCGATCTGCTCGACCGTGAATCCCGTGGCCAGCAACGCGGCGGCCGCGGCCAGCCCGTTGGCGATGTTGTAGCGGGCGTGTCCGCCCAGCGTGGAAGGCATGTCGGCCGCCCGCAGCAGCACCTGGTGGCGGGTACCGTCGGCGACGACCAGCTGGCTGTCCTGCAGGTAGGCGCCGCGGCCGCCGTTGTGCAGGTGCTTGAGCAGCACGGGATTGTCCGGATCCAGCGCGAAGTACAGCACTTCGACGGTGTCCTTCAGGCGGCCACCCAGGCGCACGCAATGTCTGTCCTCGGCATTGAGAACCACGCAGCGCGAGGCGGCGCCGGCCACCACGCCCTTGACGCGGGCCAGTTCTTCCACCGTATCGACGCCGTCGAGGCCCAGGTGATCGGCGCTGATATTGAGCATCACCGCCACGTCGCAGCGGTCGAACGCCAGGCCGCGCTTGAGGATGCCGCCGCGCGCCGTTTCCAGGATGGCGAAATCGACGGTGGGATCGGTCAGCACGGTGCGCGCCGACCAGTAGCCGCTGCAGTCGCCGCTGGCGATCTGGCGGCCGTCGACGTAGATGCCTTCGGTCGTCGTCACGCCGGTGCGCAGGCCCGCCATGCGCACGCAATGGGCGGCCATCAGCGTGGTGGTGGTCTTGCCGTTCGTGCCGGTGACGGCGATGACGGGAATGCGGCCATCGTCGTCGCCATACATCGCCTCGACGATCGCGTCTCCCGCGTCGCGCGGCGTGCCGGCGGCCGGATACTGGTGCATCCGGATGCCGGGCGCGGCATTGACTTCGATGATCGCGCCGCCCTGGTCGGCCAGCGGCCGCGCGATGTCGCGGCAGACCAGGTCGATGCCGGCCACGTCCAGGCCGATCTTCTGCGCGGCGCGCACGCAGATCGCCCGCGTTTCATCGGGCAGCAGGTCGGTGACATCCTCGGCGGTTCCGCCGGTGGAGAGGTTGGCGTTGCCGCGTAGCGTGACGGGCACGCCCGCCGGCGGCACGCTGTCCAGACCGTAGCCGCGCTTTTCCAGTGCCTGGAGCGCGTGCTCGTCGAGCGGGATCTGCGTGAGGATGTTGGTGTGGCCCTGGCCGCGCGCCGGATTCCGGTTTTCCGCCGCGACCAGCTCGCGGATCGTGTGGCGGCCGTCGCCCACGACCGTGGGCGGGCGCCGCAGCGAGGCTGCGGCCACGGTATCGCCGGTGACGAGCACCCGGTAGTCGTTGCCTTCGATGAAGCGTTCGACGATCACGCTGCGCGAGAATTTGCGGGCCGCGTCGAATGCCGCCGCCACCTGCTTGGGAGTGGTGCATTGCGTGGTCACGCCCTTGCCCTGGTTGGCGTCCAGCGGCTTGACGGTCACGATGCCGCGCAGGCGGCGCGCCGCGCGCTGCGCCTCGTCGGTGCTCGTCACCACGCTGCCGCCCGGCACCGGCACGCCGGCTTCCTTCAGCAATGCCTTGGTCAGCTGCTTGTCGCTGGCGATGCGGCAGGCGATGTTGCTGGCGTCGCCCGTCATCGTCGCCTGCAGCCTTTTCTGCCGGCTGCCCCAGCCCAGCTGGAACAGGTTGGCGTTGTCCGATACGCGGAAGTACGGGATGCGCCGGCCCCGCGCCGCCTTCAGCACGGCGGCGGTGCTGGTGCCGATGGCATTGCGCTCGGCCGTGAGCCGCAGCGCGGCCAGCGGCTCGTCCAGCGCGAACGCCTCGCCCCTGGCCAGCGCAACCACGATGGCCAGCGCCAGGTCGAAGGCTTCCACGACCACCGCTTCCACCCGGTAGGCGCAGACCACGCGATACACGCCGGGCTGGCCGCGCACGCGCCGCGTGCGGCCGAAGCCTGCCGGCGTGCCGGCCAGGCATTGCAGTTCCAGCGTCAGGTGTTCGACGACATGGCCCATGTAGGTGCCGTCGCGCAGCCGTTCGGCGAAGCCGCCCTGGTGGCCGGGCGAGCAGCGGTGCGCGTGCAGGCCCGGCACCAGCGCCAGCAGCGCGTCGGTAAAGCCGGGTACATCGCTGGACGCGACCCCGTGCAGCGTTTCGAGGTCCAGCACTGTCAGCAGGCATGGCCTGGCCGCATACAGGTTGGGGCCGCGCAGCACGCGCTGGTCCAGGATGTTCATGACAGGGAAGTCCTCTTTGTTACGTTGCGAACGAAGTCGAGCAATGGGGCCGGCGTGGTGTGCGTGGCGCCGGGGGGCAACTGGTGCGGATGGTCGATCTCCCCGGACAGCGCGAAGCTGCTGCCGGCGGGCAGCAGGTGCAGCCGCACGTCGATCAGCTGCGGCGTGCCGCCGGTCGAGATGTCGGCCACATCCGAGATCATCGTGCGGCCGTCGACGACCGTCACGCTGCCGGCGCCGATCACTTCGATGCCGACGCCGCGTTCCACCACCAGCGCCGTGTCCTCGTCGATGCCCACGCCCAGCAGATAGGGATTCTGGGCGACGATGGTGAGCAGCCGCGCCAGGCGGTGCCGCTCGGAGAAATGCTGGTCGATCACCACGCGCTGCACGAAGCCGAGGCCGGCGCCCAGGCTGACCGAGCCTTTCTCCGGCAGCAGGTCGGCCTTGCCGTCGGCCAGCATGTGGCCGCACATCGCCGAGGCGCCGGCGCTGGTGCCGCCGATGCAGGCGCCGGATTCCTTCAGCGCGGCGTGCATCGCTTCGTCGAGCAGCGTGCCGCCGATCATCGCCAGCAGGCGTTTCTGGTCGCCGCCGGTCATCCATATGCCGGTACAGGCGCGCACGCGCACCGCCAGGGCCGGATCGTTGGCCGTGGCGCGGTCCGGCAGGTCGACGCGGATCACTTCGCGCACGCCGATCTCGCGGAACGCTACGTCGTAGCGCTCCCACATCTTGTCCGGCACGCGGCTGGCGGCGGTGATCACGGCGATCGCGGCGCCCTGGCCGCCGGAAAGCTGCACGAAACGCGACAGGATTTCCTTGCTGTTTTCATGGTCTTCGTGGCCGCCCACGATGACGAGGTGGCCGTGCCGGCCGCCGTCGAAGTCCGGCATGCGCTCAGTCATGCATGACCTCGGCACACGGCATGTCGCGGTTGCTGTGCATGGCCGCGTCGCCGCGGCCGACGGCGATCACGCCCACGTCGATTTCCTCCGGCAGCAGCTCGACGCCGCGGCGTACTGCGTCGCCGACCGCCATGCCGGCGGCGATCCAC
Above is a window of Pseudoduganella dura DNA encoding:
- a CDS encoding AraC family transcriptional regulator yields the protein MIAWRGAAEPSIPACQQPALVLAFARSRDADEGALLRGTGIEALAEPGALVAPAQYLDLLANALRALDSPDTSFMLGQQLLPGHDGAPSNALVQAPTLREALALLCRWHTRLTPLLRPRFETWDGTAALYWVDSHGAPALRSALVEMHMTAVVALCRWLGGERLPWRFCFNRTAPRHVEQHHVHLSSALRFDCQFDAMLIGAEWLDRPWPRGSALAAALALRAAEGEPARPAGLLAALYDYLLERVRMAPVLERTAGDFGVSPATFKRQLARHGTHFQAELDQVRTHVALWMFHAQGADNEAVARYLGFHDAANFRRSFKRWTGLTPLLLKAGLAG
- the cphA gene encoding cyanophycin synthetase, producing MNILDQRVLRGPNLYAARPCLLTVLDLETLHGVASSDVPGFTDALLALVPGLHAHRCSPGHQGGFAERLRDGTYMGHVVEHLTLELQCLAGTPAGFGRTRRVRGQPGVYRVVCAYRVEAVVVEAFDLALAIVVALARGEAFALDEPLAALRLTAERNAIGTSTAAVLKAARGRRIPYFRVSDNANLFQLGWGSRQKRLQATMTGDASNIACRIASDKQLTKALLKEAGVPVPGGSVVTSTDEAQRAARRLRGIVTVKPLDANQGKGVTTQCTTPKQVAAAFDAARKFSRSVIVERFIEGNDYRVLVTGDTVAAASLRRPPTVVGDGRHTIRELVAAENRNPARGQGHTNILTQIPLDEHALQALEKRGYGLDSVPPAGVPVTLRGNANLSTGGTAEDVTDLLPDETRAICVRAAQKIGLDVAGIDLVCRDIARPLADQGGAIIEVNAAPGIRMHQYPAAGTPRDAGDAIVEAMYGDDDGRIPVIAVTGTNGKTTTTLMAAHCVRMAGLRTGVTTTEGIYVDGRQIASGDCSGYWSARTVLTDPTVDFAILETARGGILKRGLAFDRCDVAVMLNISADHLGLDGVDTVEELARVKGVVAGAASRCVVLNAEDRHCVRLGGRLKDTVEVLYFALDPDNPVLLKHLHNGGRGAYLQDSQLVVADGTRHQVLLRAADMPSTLGGHARYNIANGLAAAAALLATGFTVEQIAAGLASFVSDGRTNPLRSNVFDVRGITVVVDYAHNPAAYNAMSGMARGLSKGRVVGVITAPGDRRDQDLEAVGETCARGFDEIVVYEAGNRGRPTGECAQLMLAGAQRSGKPRDVLHSRLAGQEALRHGLSLCKPGDVMVFACGSSLNEVVEALRDSDPASARQIAAQAALVMV
- a CDS encoding cyanophycinase; this encodes MTERMPDFDGGRHGHLVIVGGHEDHENSKEILSRFVQLSGGQGAAIAVITAASRVPDKMWERYDVAFREIGVREVIRVDLPDRATANDPALAVRVRACTGIWMTGGDQKRLLAMIGGTLLDEAMHAALKESGACIGGTSAGASAMCGHMLADGKADLLPEKGSVSLGAGLGFVQRVVIDQHFSERHRLARLLTIVAQNPYLLGVGIDEDTALVVERGVGIEVIGAGSVTVVDGRTMISDVADISTGGTPQLIDVRLHLLPAGSSFALSGEIDHPHQLPPGATHTTPAPLLDFVRNVTKRTSLS